The Streptomyces halobius genomic interval ACCTCGGGCAGCGCCGGCAGCCGGTCGTTCCAGCAGCCGGTCAGCGCGGCCCGGACCAGCGGGTTGGTGCGCGCCGTACGCAGTGTCCAGGCGGCCGCGGCCACCACCCGGCCCGCCGCGTCGTCGTGCGGCCCGGCGGCCACGGTGCCCTCCTGGGTCAGGACCCGGTCGACACCCGCCAGGTAGTTGTCGGTCTCCCGGCGTACGAGGGCGCGGGCCAGCCCCTCCTTGCTGCCGAACTCGTTGTAGAGGGTCTGCCGGGAGACCCCGGCCGCCGACGCGACATCGACCATTCTGACGGCCGGCCACGCCCGGGTCGTCAGCGCCGACATAGCGGCATCCAGCAGGGACTCACGCGCTGCTGACATCCGTCGCCTCCCGGGCCGGCCGGCGCCCATATGGCCGGAGTGCGCACAGAATTGATGTGGCGCCAGACACTGTCAAGAGGCACTGCGCTGCGGGCCGCGAAGCGGCCACTCGCCGGCCGGCGGGTGTCACACGTCCGGCCGGGCATGCCCAGGTGGCTCCCGCGTATACCAGTAGATACTGTTCGCACATGCCCGACTATCACGATGATCTCCGCCTCGGCCATGTCCTCGCGGACGCCGCGGACGCCGCGACCATGGACCGGTTCAAGGCGCTCGACCTCAAGGTCGAGACCAAACCGGACATGACACCGGTCAGCGAGGCGGACAAGGCCGCGGAGGAACTGATCCGTGGCCATCTGCAGCGCGCCCGGCCACGGGACGCGGTGCTCGGCGAGGAGTTCGGCAGCGAGGGGGCCGGGCCACGCCGCTGGATCATCGACCCGATCGACGGCACGAAGAACTATGTCCGCGGAGTGCCGGTCTGGGCGACGCTGATCGCCCTGATGGAGCGCGGCGAGGGCGGCGACCGCCCGGTGGTCGGCATCGTCTCCGCACCCGCGCTCAACCGCCGCTGGTGGGCCGCCGAGGGCCTGGGGGCCTTCACCGGACGCAGCCTGACCTCCGCGACCCGTCTGCATGTCTCGAAGATCGGCCGCGTCCAGGACGCGTCGTTCGCATACTCCTCGCTGACCGGCTGGGAGGAGCGCGGCAAGCTGCCCGGTTTCCTCGATCTGACCCGGGACTGCTGGCGTACCCGGGCCTATGGCGACTTCTGGCCGTACATGATGGTCGCCGAGGGGTCGGTGGACATCTGCGCGGAGCCGGAGCTCTCGCTGTGGGACATGGCGGCCTGCGCGGTCGTCGTCCAGGAGGCCGGCGGACAGTTCTCCGGGCTGGACGGTAAGCCGGGCCCGCACAGCGGCAACGCCGCGGCGTCCAACGGTCTGCTGCACGAGGATCTGCTGAGTTACGTGGGCGACGACCGGCGCTGACCTGCGAGGGACGGCCGCGGACCGGCTGAGGGACGGCCGTCTCCCCCAACGCTCCGGCGCCTGCCCCTTGTTTGCACCGGCGGAGGCATGTGAACATGAGAATCCGCCAGTTTGTGAACTTGTGAATTCCTTCGCAA includes:
- the hisN gene encoding histidinol-phosphatase, whose protein sequence is MPDYHDDLRLGHVLADAADAATMDRFKALDLKVETKPDMTPVSEADKAAEELIRGHLQRARPRDAVLGEEFGSEGAGPRRWIIDPIDGTKNYVRGVPVWATLIALMERGEGGDRPVVGIVSAPALNRRWWAAEGLGAFTGRSLTSATRLHVSKIGRVQDASFAYSSLTGWEERGKLPGFLDLTRDCWRTRAYGDFWPYMMVAEGSVDICAEPELSLWDMAACAVVVQEAGGQFSGLDGKPGPHSGNAAASNGLLHEDLLSYVGDDRR